The Actinocatenispora sera genome has a window encoding:
- a CDS encoding HAD-IIA family hydrolase, with amino-acid sequence MTTRRPTECWLTDMDGVLIHEGSPVPGAQEFIKRLRDSGKRYLVLTNNSMQTPRDLQARLDRMGIAVPEQAIFTSALATAQFLNDQRPGGSAYVIGEAGLTTALYQIGYVLSDHDPDYVILGETRTYSFEAITRAIRLVADGARFLATNPDPTGPSGQGVLPATGSVAALISKATGVEPYFVGKPNPMMMRSALNTVQAHSESTVMIGDRMDTDVLCGMEAGLETVLVLTGITQRDEIERFPYRPSRVVDSIADLVDEIG; translated from the coding sequence ATGACCACACGACGGCCCACCGAGTGCTGGCTGACCGACATGGACGGGGTGCTCATCCACGAGGGTTCCCCGGTGCCCGGCGCGCAGGAGTTCATCAAGCGGCTCCGCGACTCCGGCAAGCGCTACCTGGTGCTCACCAACAACTCGATGCAGACGCCGCGCGACCTGCAGGCCCGGCTGGACCGGATGGGCATCGCGGTGCCGGAACAGGCGATCTTCACCTCGGCGCTGGCGACCGCGCAGTTCCTGAACGACCAGCGACCGGGCGGCTCCGCGTACGTGATCGGCGAGGCGGGGCTGACCACGGCGCTGTACCAGATCGGGTACGTGCTCAGTGACCACGACCCGGACTACGTGATCCTGGGGGAGACCCGCACGTACAGCTTCGAGGCGATCACCCGGGCGATCCGGCTGGTCGCCGACGGGGCGCGGTTCCTCGCCACCAACCCCGATCCGACCGGCCCGTCCGGCCAGGGGGTACTGCCGGCGACCGGATCGGTGGCGGCGCTGATCTCGAAGGCGACCGGCGTCGAGCCGTACTTCGTCGGCAAGCCGAACCCGATGATGATGCGCTCGGCGCTGAACACCGTGCAGGCGCACTCGGAGTCCACGGTGATGATCGGCGACCGGATGGACACCGACGTGCTGTGCGGGATGGAGGCCGGGCTGGAGACGGTGCTGGTGCTGACCGGCATCACCCAGCGCGACGAGATCGAGCGATTCCCGTACCGGCCGTCGCGGGTGGTGGACTCGATCGCCGACCTGGTCGACGAGATCGGCTGA
- a CDS encoding penicillin acylase family protein has translation MIRIRPSTRRTVSLVGALGCLAALLVAGPASAGADSPDDSVTDYCQGHCNDILPPGENGNATLAQILLNRTLGTRPKHTDDQLGKYADLVNGYQQLTDDKLGSYFNDSSLGVPGDQVASSISPRDDVTIVRDKATGVPHVYGTTRAGTEYGAGYAAAQDRLWLMDLFRHVGRGELTGFAGGAPGNRALEQQFWRQAPYTEQDLQDQVDRVANSGTRGAQALRDVTNYVDGINAYIDKAYSSRTFPGEYDLTGHVDPITNAGGIDHFKPTDLVAIAAVIGALFGAGGGNEVTNALAKQAFDAKYGVAKGDAMWQAFREQNDPEAVLTLHDGQKFPYGGAGADAPSVAMPDPGSVTPEQLVYDPTGSAGSSAVSKAAVAPKKYRSVAGMYNHGVLPADLLDSPKHGMSNALVVSAAHAAGGHPVAVFGPQTGYFAPQLLMLEELEGPGISARGAAFAGLSFYVELGRGQDYSWSATSAGQDITDTYAVPLCNADGSPATKASQSYLFHGRCTAMQRLERDDAWSPTLADQTAAGSYKLVMYRTKYGLVQSRAMVDGKPVAFTSLRSSYQHEVDSIIGFQEFNDPGAIHSASDFQHAAADVNYTFNWFYVDSTDTAYFNSGDNPVRPSDVDFDLPVRAAQQYEWADFDPSDNTAAYTAFDAHPQSRNQDYYVSWNNKQALDYGTAQPGDGPVHRVNLLDDRVKALVDSGQKVTRADLTKAMEDAANADLRGEDVLPLALQVIETAPVTDPDLATVVNALKAWQQAGSHRVSARTGDKSYVDGDTIRIMDAWWPLLVSAEFRPGMGDSLYAAQAAALQINESPSGGQNGDTGGGTSVNEAQGHKGSSFQYGWWSYVHKDLRAVLGKPVSGGLGTTFCGGGDLAKCRTALLDSLQQAAAEPADQVYPGDDSCDAGDQWCADSIIQHPLGGVTDPTIGWQNRPTFQQVVQYQSHR, from the coding sequence ATGATTCGAATCCGCCCGTCGACCCGCAGAACGGTGTCCCTGGTCGGTGCGCTGGGCTGCCTGGCCGCGTTGCTGGTGGCCGGCCCGGCCAGCGCCGGTGCCGACTCGCCCGACGACTCCGTCACCGACTACTGCCAGGGGCACTGCAACGACATCCTGCCGCCCGGCGAGAACGGCAACGCCACGCTGGCGCAGATCCTGCTCAACCGCACCCTGGGCACCCGGCCCAAACACACCGACGACCAGCTCGGCAAGTACGCCGACCTGGTCAACGGCTACCAGCAGCTGACCGACGACAAGCTCGGCAGCTACTTCAACGACTCGTCCCTGGGCGTGCCCGGCGACCAGGTGGCGAGCAGCATCTCCCCGCGCGACGACGTGACGATCGTGCGGGACAAGGCGACCGGGGTACCGCACGTCTACGGCACCACCCGCGCCGGCACCGAGTACGGCGCGGGCTACGCCGCCGCGCAGGACCGGCTGTGGCTGATGGACCTGTTCCGGCACGTCGGCCGCGGCGAGCTGACCGGCTTCGCCGGCGGCGCGCCGGGCAACCGGGCGCTGGAGCAGCAGTTCTGGCGGCAGGCCCCGTACACCGAGCAGGACCTGCAGGACCAGGTCGACCGGGTGGCGAACTCCGGTACCCGCGGCGCGCAGGCGCTGCGGGACGTGACCAACTACGTCGACGGCATCAACGCCTACATCGACAAGGCGTACTCGTCCCGCACGTTCCCCGGGGAGTACGACCTGACCGGACACGTCGATCCGATCACCAACGCCGGCGGGATCGACCACTTCAAGCCGACCGACCTGGTCGCGATCGCCGCGGTGATCGGCGCGCTGTTCGGCGCCGGCGGCGGCAACGAGGTCACCAACGCGCTGGCCAAGCAGGCGTTCGACGCCAAGTACGGGGTGGCCAAGGGCGACGCGATGTGGCAGGCGTTCCGGGAGCAGAACGACCCGGAGGCGGTGCTGACCCTGCACGACGGCCAGAAGTTCCCGTACGGCGGGGCCGGCGCCGACGCGCCCAGCGTCGCGATGCCCGATCCGGGCTCGGTGACGCCCGAGCAGCTGGTCTACGACCCGACCGGGTCCGCGGGCTCGTCGGCGGTGTCGAAGGCCGCCGTGGCGCCGAAGAAGTACCGCTCGGTCGCCGGCATGTACAACCACGGCGTGCTGCCCGCCGACCTGCTGGACTCGCCCAAGCACGGGATGTCCAACGCGCTGGTGGTCTCCGCGGCGCACGCGGCCGGCGGCCACCCGGTCGCGGTGTTCGGCCCGCAGACCGGCTACTTCGCCCCGCAGCTGCTGATGCTCGAGGAGCTGGAGGGGCCGGGGATCAGCGCCCGCGGTGCCGCGTTCGCCGGCCTGAGCTTCTACGTCGAGCTCGGCCGCGGCCAGGACTACTCGTGGAGCGCCACCTCGGCCGGCCAGGACATCACCGACACCTACGCGGTACCGCTGTGCAACGCCGACGGGTCGCCCGCGACGAAGGCGTCCCAGTCGTACCTGTTCCACGGCAGGTGCACGGCCATGCAGCGGCTGGAGCGCGACGACGCGTGGTCGCCGACGCTCGCCGACCAGACCGCAGCCGGCTCCTACAAGCTGGTGATGTACCGGACCAAGTACGGGCTGGTGCAGTCGCGCGCGATGGTCGACGGCAAGCCCGTCGCGTTCACCTCGTTGCGTTCCAGCTACCAGCACGAGGTCGATTCGATCATCGGGTTCCAGGAGTTCAACGACCCGGGCGCGATCCACTCCGCGTCCGACTTCCAGCACGCGGCGGCCGACGTGAACTACACGTTCAACTGGTTCTACGTCGACTCGACCGACACCGCGTACTTCAACTCCGGTGACAACCCGGTGCGTCCGTCCGATGTGGACTTCGACCTGCCGGTCCGGGCGGCGCAGCAGTACGAGTGGGCGGACTTCGACCCGTCCGACAACACCGCGGCCTACACGGCCTTCGACGCGCACCCGCAGTCGCGTAACCAGGACTACTACGTCAGCTGGAACAACAAGCAGGCCCTCGACTACGGCACCGCGCAGCCCGGTGACGGCCCGGTGCACCGGGTGAACCTGCTCGACGATCGGGTGAAGGCGCTGGTCGACAGCGGCCAGAAGGTGACCCGGGCCGACCTGACCAAGGCGATGGAGGACGCCGCCAACGCCGACCTGCGCGGCGAGGACGTGCTGCCCCTGGCGTTGCAGGTCATCGAGACCGCACCGGTCACCGACCCGGACCTGGCCACGGTGGTGAATGCGCTGAAGGCCTGGCAGCAGGCCGGCTCGCACCGGGTCTCCGCCCGCACCGGCGACAAGTCCTATGTGGATGGTGACACCATCCGGATCATGGACGCCTGGTGGCCGCTGCTGGTCTCCGCCGAGTTCCGGCCCGGCATGGGCGACTCGCTCTACGCGGCGCAGGCCGCGGCGCTGCAGATCAACGAGTCGCCGTCCGGCGGCCAGAACGGCGACACCGGCGGCGGTACCTCGGTCAACGAAGCGCAGGGCCACAAGGGCTCGTCGTTCCAGTACGGCTGGTGGAGCTACGTGCACAAGGACCTGCGTGCGGTACTGGGCAAGCCGGTGTCCGGCGGTCTCGGCACCACCTTCTGCGGCGGCGGTGACCTGGCGAAGTGCCGTACCGCCCTGCTGGACAGCCTGCAGCAGGCCGCGGCCGAGCCGGCCGATCAGGTGTATCCCGGTGACGACAGCTGCGACGCCGGCGACCAGTGGTGCGCCGACTCGATCATCCAGCACCCGCTGGGCGGCGTCACCGACCCGACGATCGGCTGGCAGAACCGGCCCACCTTCCAGCAGGTGGTCCAGTACCAGTCGCACCGCTGA
- a CDS encoding rhodanese-like domain-containing protein, with protein MPAGSAEEIDVEVAAAAWAAGDLVLDVRTPEEYANGHVAGARNVPLSRLPAAARELPPGQLITVCTSGGPVLAGGAAARRPRPYRAVGARWHQGLARRRPPRGRRPAARWRRPSGAAAPAAVPPPSLSGGHRA; from the coding sequence ATGCCAGCGGGCAGTGCGGAGGAGATCGACGTCGAGGTGGCGGCCGCGGCGTGGGCGGCAGGCGACCTGGTGCTCGACGTCCGCACCCCGGAGGAGTACGCGAACGGGCACGTCGCCGGCGCCCGCAACGTGCCGCTGTCCCGGCTGCCGGCCGCGGCCCGCGAGCTGCCGCCCGGCCAGCTGATCACCGTCTGTACCAGCGGGGGGCCGGTCCTGGCAGGCGGCGCAGCGGCTCGCCGCCCTCGGCCGTACCGCGCTGTCGGTGCGCGGTGGCACCAAGGCCTGGCGCGCCGCCGGCCACCCCGCGGTCGCCGGCCCGCTGCCCGGTGGCGCCGCCCATCCGGGGCCGCTGCGCCGGCTGCTGTCCCGCCGCCGTCGCTGAGCGGCGGCCACCGGGCATGA
- a CDS encoding VOC family protein produces MARLALVTIVVDDYDAAITHYVGDLGFRLVEDTDLGDGKRWVVVSPGEEAGTALLLARAVDDRQRDRIGDQTGGRVGFFLYTDDFAARHARMLAAGVRFAEAPRHEPYGTVAVFADRYGNRWDLLEPAR; encoded by the coding sequence ATGGCACGTCTCGCGCTGGTGACGATCGTGGTCGACGACTACGACGCGGCGATCACCCACTACGTCGGCGACCTCGGCTTCCGGCTCGTCGAGGACACCGACCTCGGCGACGGCAAGCGGTGGGTCGTGGTGTCGCCGGGCGAGGAGGCCGGTACCGCGCTGCTGCTGGCCCGCGCGGTCGACGACCGGCAGCGGGACAGGATCGGCGACCAGACCGGTGGCCGGGTCGGCTTCTTCCTCTACACCGACGACTTCGCCGCCCGGCACGCCCGGATGCTCGCCGCGGGGGTCCGGTTCGCCGAAGCGCCCCGGCACGAGCCGTACGGCACGGTCGCGGTGTTCGCCGACCGGTACGGCAACCGCTGGGACCTGCTGGAGCCCGCGCGATGA
- a CDS encoding vWA domain-containing protein — protein sequence MSSDPSFRYSRFLGGPDPLAPPYDPRAALDAIGDDVLAGASPSAALRELLRRGLGDRTGLDELSRQVHERRRELRSRYRLDGTLRQVDELLRQALADEREALAAERSDDARFREMQLDALPSDTAGAVRELAGYDWRSAEGAAAYAEIQRLLGRELLDQRFAGIRDAMRQVTDADVARVADMLADLNALLAAHARNEPDIDRRFAEFMDKHGEFFPERPGTIDELIESLAQRSAQASRLLNSLTEQQRAELAELSAQAFGDPRIGAALSQLDAQLQALRPDLDWSGGAEFDGDQPLGLGQASRAMGELADLDALAEQLAQAYPGAQLSDIDLEALERTLGPRSVADARRLAELEQALRADGLFERAADGSLRLSPRALRRLGETALRDVARQLSARGGQRDTRLAGAAGEPTGASREWRFGDTEPWDVPRTLGNAVLRRAADPTDDAPFALADVAITETEARSRAAVALCVDTSWSMVAEGRWVPMKRTALALHQLVRTRFRTDALELITFGRLAQTVSAEELVGLDGAYEQGTNLHHALLLAGRHLRKHPDAQPVLLVVTDGEPTARLTPDGEGLFDYPPDPETLRVTVAELDHLGRLGAAVTVFMLGEDPSLRAFVDLVARRTGGRVVAPDPDGLGAAVVSDYLRSRRRS from the coding sequence ATGAGCTCCGATCCGTCGTTTCGTTACTCCCGGTTCCTGGGCGGGCCGGACCCGCTCGCCCCGCCGTACGATCCGCGGGCCGCGCTGGACGCCATCGGTGACGACGTGCTGGCCGGCGCGTCCCCGTCGGCGGCGCTGCGCGAGCTGCTGCGGCGCGGCCTGGGCGATCGAACCGGCCTGGACGAGCTGTCCCGCCAGGTGCACGAGCGGCGCCGCGAGCTGCGCTCCCGGTACCGGCTGGACGGCACGCTGCGCCAGGTCGACGAGCTGCTGCGGCAGGCGCTGGCCGACGAGCGGGAGGCGCTCGCCGCGGAGCGCTCCGACGATGCGCGGTTCCGGGAGATGCAACTGGACGCGCTGCCGAGCGACACCGCGGGTGCGGTGCGCGAGCTCGCCGGGTACGACTGGCGCAGCGCCGAGGGAGCCGCGGCGTACGCGGAGATCCAGCGACTGCTCGGCCGTGAGCTGTTGGACCAGCGGTTCGCCGGGATCCGGGACGCGATGCGGCAGGTCACCGACGCCGACGTGGCCCGGGTGGCGGACATGCTCGCCGACCTGAACGCGCTGCTCGCCGCGCACGCTCGCAACGAGCCGGACATCGACCGCCGGTTCGCCGAGTTCATGGACAAGCACGGCGAGTTCTTCCCGGAGCGGCCGGGCACCATCGACGAGCTGATCGAGTCGCTGGCGCAGCGCTCGGCGCAGGCGTCCCGGCTGCTCAACTCGCTGACCGAGCAGCAGCGGGCCGAGCTCGCCGAGCTGTCGGCGCAGGCGTTCGGTGACCCGCGCATCGGTGCCGCGCTGTCCCAGCTCGATGCCCAGCTGCAGGCGCTGCGGCCGGACCTGGACTGGTCCGGCGGGGCCGAGTTCGACGGCGACCAGCCGCTCGGGTTGGGCCAGGCCAGCCGGGCGATGGGCGAGCTGGCCGACCTGGACGCGCTGGCGGAGCAGCTGGCCCAGGCGTACCCGGGTGCCCAGCTGTCCGACATCGACCTGGAGGCACTGGAGCGTACCCTCGGGCCGCGGTCGGTGGCCGATGCCCGCCGGCTCGCCGAGCTGGAGCAGGCGCTGCGCGCGGACGGGCTGTTCGAACGGGCCGCCGACGGGTCGCTGCGGCTCTCCCCGCGGGCGCTGCGGCGGCTCGGCGAGACGGCCCTGCGCGACGTCGCACGGCAGCTGTCCGCCCGCGGCGGTCAGCGCGACACCCGGCTCGCCGGCGCCGCCGGGGAGCCGACCGGAGCCAGCCGCGAGTGGCGGTTCGGCGACACCGAGCCGTGGGACGTGCCGCGCACGCTGGGCAACGCGGTGCTGCGGCGGGCCGCCGATCCGACCGACGACGCCCCGTTTGCGCTGGCCGACGTGGCGATCACGGAGACCGAGGCGCGCAGCCGGGCCGCGGTCGCGCTGTGCGTCGACACGTCCTGGTCGATGGTGGCCGAGGGCCGCTGGGTGCCGATGAAACGCACCGCGCTGGCGCTGCATCAGCTGGTACGGACCAGGTTCCGGACCGACGCGCTGGAGCTGATCACGTTCGGCCGGCTGGCCCAGACCGTGTCGGCCGAGGAGCTGGTCGGTCTGGACGGGGCGTACGAGCAGGGCACCAACCTGCACCACGCGCTACTGCTCGCGGGCCGGCACCTGCGCAAGCACCCAGACGCGCAGCCGGTACTGCTCGTGGTGACCGACGGTGAGCCAACGGCCCGGCTGACCCCGGACGGCGAGGGGCTGTTCGACTACCCGCCGGATCCGGAGACGCTGCGGGTCACCGTCGCCGAGCTGGACCACCTGGGTCGGCTGGGCGCCGCGGTCACCGTGTTCATGCTCGGCGAGGACCCCAGCCTGCGGGCGTTCGTCGACCTGGTGGCCCGGCGTACCGGTGGCCGGGTGGTCGCGCCGGACCCGGACGGCCTGGGTGCCGCGGTGGTCAGCGACTACCTGCGTTCCCGGCGCCGATCCTGA
- a CDS encoding sigma 54-interacting transcriptional regulator gives MVRVTTPIAPEELPRTTGALRASGHRYRSIRTEIRDNLLTRLRAGDDPWPGIVGFDTTVLPQLERALIAGHDVVLLGERGQGKTRLLRALTGLLDEWSPVIDGAELGEHPYRPVTPASVRRAAELGDELPVAWRHRSQRYAEKLATPDTSVADLVGDVDPVKVAAGRSLGDPETIHYGLVPRAHRGIIAVNELPDLAERIQVALLNVMEERDIQVRGYNLRLPLDVLLVGSANPDDYTNRGRIITPLKDRFGAEIRTHYPPTVTAEVALVRQEAHLVAEVPETLLEVVARLSRLLRESTSIDQRSGVSARFAIAAAETVSAAALRRAALTGEDPAVARPVDLTTVPGVLRGKLEFEPGEEGREDELLHYLLRRAVAETGRARLAGLDLTELADAVSDGHQVLTGERVPAGAVLAALPKLAVLDELVTQLRLPADAGDGARAAAVELALEHLYLTRRLAKQPTDADPDTVVYGA, from the coding sequence GTGGTGCGGGTGACGACTCCCATCGCACCCGAAGAACTGCCCCGCACGACCGGTGCGCTGCGCGCCTCGGGGCACCGGTACCGCAGCATTCGCACCGAGATTCGCGACAATCTGCTCACCCGGCTGCGCGCCGGGGACGACCCGTGGCCCGGCATCGTCGGGTTCGACACGACCGTTCTGCCCCAGTTGGAGCGGGCCCTGATCGCCGGGCACGACGTGGTACTGCTCGGTGAGCGCGGCCAGGGCAAGACTCGGCTGCTGCGCGCCCTGACCGGGCTGCTGGACGAGTGGTCCCCGGTCATCGACGGCGCGGAGCTGGGCGAACACCCGTACCGGCCGGTCACGCCGGCGTCGGTGCGCCGGGCCGCCGAACTCGGCGACGAGCTGCCGGTCGCCTGGCGCCACCGCTCGCAGCGCTACGCGGAGAAGCTGGCCACTCCGGACACCAGCGTGGCCGACCTGGTCGGCGACGTCGACCCGGTGAAGGTCGCCGCCGGCCGCAGCCTCGGCGACCCGGAGACCATCCACTACGGCCTGGTCCCGCGGGCGCACCGCGGCATCATCGCGGTCAACGAGCTGCCCGACCTCGCCGAGCGGATCCAGGTGGCGCTGCTCAACGTGATGGAGGAGCGCGACATCCAGGTTCGCGGGTACAACCTGCGGCTGCCGCTGGACGTGCTGCTGGTCGGCTCGGCCAACCCGGACGACTACACCAACCGGGGGCGGATCATCACGCCGCTCAAGGACCGGTTCGGCGCCGAGATCCGTACCCACTACCCGCCCACGGTGACCGCCGAGGTGGCGCTGGTCCGGCAGGAGGCGCACCTGGTCGCCGAGGTGCCGGAGACGCTGCTGGAGGTGGTCGCCCGGCTGTCCCGGCTGCTGCGCGAGTCGACCTCGATCGACCAGCGCTCCGGCGTGTCGGCCCGGTTCGCGATCGCCGCGGCGGAGACGGTGTCCGCCGCCGCGCTGCGCCGGGCCGCGCTGACCGGCGAGGATCCCGCCGTGGCCCGGCCGGTCGACCTGACCACGGTGCCCGGGGTGCTGCGGGGCAAGCTGGAGTTCGAGCCCGGTGAGGAGGGCCGGGAGGACGAGCTGCTGCACTACCTGCTGCGCCGCGCCGTCGCCGAGACCGGGCGGGCCCGGCTGGCGGGCCTGGATCTGACCGAACTCGCCGACGCGGTGTCCGACGGCCACCAGGTGCTGACCGGCGAGCGGGTACCGGCCGGTGCGGTGCTCGCCGCGCTGCCGAAGCTCGCGGTGCTGGACGAGCTGGTGACCCAGCTGCGGCTGCCGGCGGACGCCGGCGACGGGGCCCGCGCGGCCGCCGTCGAGCTGGCCCTGGAGCACCTGTACCTGACCCGCCGGCTGGCCAAGCAGCCGACCGACGCCGACCCCGACACCGTGGTGTACGGAGCGTGA
- a CDS encoding phosphatase PAP2 family protein — protein sequence MPPRVRPSGWWFDIVLVAIFVAITIPLIFNDSHILAVDTAALNWSDNHRNALSWWTGYALSCLGQGGPLTYGTLTIAVFLAWRRRTIRPVFVPATAFLLTYLVIGPIKVWSNRAVPHHGPVEMFAHPSGPYSMAYPSGHTGNAIVWYGALMLLIGPYLPRVICWLVRFGAPATVAVTMVYIDYHWLTDVVAAIPLGLFLSRVLYRIPFDTIPLPPWRRRAEQPSAVESEEPRRSLPALVPAAWGQLSAGRRPGPLARIWSTTRPAGPPVRSDTPVQRRPAGARRVARHPHARSGAVRVRDDHD from the coding sequence GTGCCGCCGCGGGTTCGGCCGTCCGGCTGGTGGTTCGACATCGTGCTGGTCGCCATCTTCGTGGCGATCACCATCCCGCTGATCTTCAACGACAGCCACATCCTCGCCGTCGACACCGCCGCGCTGAACTGGTCGGACAACCATCGCAACGCGCTGAGCTGGTGGACCGGGTACGCGCTGAGCTGCCTGGGCCAGGGCGGTCCGCTGACCTACGGCACGCTGACCATCGCGGTGTTCCTGGCCTGGCGCCGGCGCACCATCCGGCCGGTGTTCGTGCCGGCCACCGCGTTCCTGCTGACCTACCTGGTGATCGGCCCGATCAAGGTGTGGAGCAACCGCGCGGTGCCGCATCACGGTCCGGTCGAGATGTTCGCCCACCCCTCCGGGCCGTACAGCATGGCCTACCCGTCCGGGCACACCGGCAACGCGATCGTCTGGTACGGCGCGCTGATGCTGTTGATCGGGCCGTACCTGCCGCGGGTCATCTGCTGGCTGGTGCGGTTCGGCGCGCCCGCCACGGTCGCGGTCACCATGGTGTACATCGACTACCACTGGCTGACCGACGTGGTCGCGGCGATTCCGCTGGGGCTGTTCCTGAGCCGGGTGCTCTACCGCATCCCGTTCGACACGATCCCGCTGCCACCCTGGCGACGGCGGGCCGAACAGCCCAGCGCGGTCGAGTCCGAGGAACCGCGACGCAGTCTGCCCGCGCTCGTGCCGGCGGCCTGGGGCCAGCTGTCCGCCGGGCGGCGGCCGGGTCCGCTGGCGCGGATCTGGTCCACCACCCGGCCGGCCGGTCCCCCGGTCCGGTCCGACACGCCCGTGCAGCGCCGGCCCGCGGGTGCCCGGCGCGTCGCCCGGCACCCGCACGCGCGCAGCGGCGCGGTCCGGGTCCGCGACGACCACGACTAG
- a CDS encoding glycoside hydrolase family 3 C-terminal domain-containing protein → MAVAAARRADIAVVLVGDRQGEGSDRRSLALPGGQDRLVHAVAAAKRLPLTGSVAVAR, encoded by the coding sequence GTGGCGGTCGCCGCGGCCCGCCGGGCCGACATCGCGGTGGTGCTGGTCGGCGACCGGCAGGGCGAGGGCAGCGACCGGCGCAGCCTCGCCCTGCCCGGCGGTCAGGACCGGCTGGTGCACGCGGTCGCCGCGGCGAAGCGGCTGCCCCTGACCGGCTCGGTGGCCGTCGCCCGGTAG
- a CDS encoding NAD(P)H-dependent oxidoreductase: MVKILWVSAHPEPRSLNGALRADGLRTLAEAGHAYRESDLYAMGFDPVVRGSDYPAEPPDGRLDVAGASQRAYDSGTLPAEIRAEQDKLRWADTVVVQFPLWWYSMPAILKGWFDRVFVKGFGYGVTDPDTGRIRRYGDGTLVGRRALAVVTVGARGPSVGPRGIHGELSETLFGLLHGTFFYTGMQVLPPLLLTGSNRVGPERYEGMRAELTHRLRTLADTPPVPYRPEAGGDYDADLALRADLAPGRSGAAIHRSGPGHASTDPAAPERRDAGSLAGCR, translated from the coding sequence GTGGTGAAGATCCTGTGGGTGTCGGCGCATCCGGAGCCGCGGTCGCTGAACGGTGCGCTGCGCGCCGACGGACTGCGCACCCTCGCCGAGGCGGGCCACGCCTACCGGGAGTCCGACCTGTACGCGATGGGGTTCGATCCGGTGGTGCGGGGCAGTGACTATCCGGCCGAGCCGCCCGACGGCCGGCTGGACGTCGCCGGCGCGTCGCAGCGCGCGTACGACTCCGGTACCTTGCCGGCCGAGATCCGGGCCGAACAGGACAAACTGCGCTGGGCGGACACCGTCGTGGTGCAGTTCCCGCTCTGGTGGTACAGCATGCCCGCGATCCTCAAGGGCTGGTTCGACCGGGTGTTCGTCAAGGGGTTCGGTTACGGCGTCACCGATCCCGACACCGGCCGGATCCGGCGGTACGGGGACGGCACGCTCGTTGGCCGCCGCGCCCTCGCCGTGGTCACCGTCGGCGCCCGCGGCCCGAGCGTCGGGCCGCGCGGCATCCACGGGGAGCTGTCCGAGACGCTGTTCGGCCTGCTGCACGGCACCTTCTTCTACACCGGTATGCAGGTACTGCCGCCGCTGCTGCTCACCGGTTCGAACCGGGTCGGCCCCGAGCGCTACGAGGGCATGCGCGCCGAGTTGACCCACCGGTTGCGCACGCTGGCCGACACCCCGCCGGTGCCGTACCGGCCGGAGGCCGGCGGCGACTACGACGCCGACCTGGCGTTGCGCGCCGACCTGGCCCCGGGCCGCAGCGGCGCCGCCATCCACCGGAGCGGCCCCGGCCACGCGAGCACCGACCCGGCGGCGCCGGAGCGGCGCGACGCCGGCTCGCTCGCCGGCTGCCGCTGA
- a CDS encoding GlxA family transcriptional regulator, producing the protein MLSNAPAGSAARPHRVVVLVRDGVELLDLGLVHQVFGRARSASGTPLYQVVTCALAPGPVRTDTDIPIVVERGARTMRSADTVVLPAAHAPDATDETGQLSPELAAALARRRPGSRLASICTGAFVLAAAGLLDGRRATTHWRYAERFRRLFPAVRLDPDVLYVDEGDVLTSAGAAAGVDLCLHLVRRDHGAAVANEVARATVVAPHREGGQAQFIRQPVPAATETSTAAVRDWALAHLDRPLPLAELARRGSMSVRTFTRRFRAEVGVAPGEWLLQRRLERARELLEGSDLPVDRVAAQAGFGTAASLRAHLAATLHTSPSAYRATFRGR; encoded by the coding sequence ATGCTCTCGAACGCGCCGGCCGGCTCGGCGGCCCGGCCGCACCGGGTGGTCGTGCTGGTCCGCGACGGGGTGGAGCTGCTCGACCTCGGTCTGGTGCACCAGGTGTTCGGACGGGCCCGCTCGGCCTCCGGCACCCCGCTGTACCAGGTGGTCACCTGCGCGCTGGCGCCCGGCCCGGTGCGCACCGACACCGACATCCCGATCGTGGTCGAGCGCGGAGCGCGCACCATGCGCAGTGCCGACACGGTGGTGCTGCCCGCCGCGCACGCGCCCGACGCGACGGACGAGACCGGGCAGCTGTCGCCGGAGCTGGCCGCCGCGCTGGCCCGGCGCCGGCCCGGCAGCCGCCTCGCCTCCATCTGTACCGGTGCGTTCGTGCTGGCCGCGGCCGGCCTGCTGGACGGGCGGCGGGCGACCACGCACTGGCGGTACGCGGAACGGTTCCGCCGGCTGTTCCCGGCGGTACGGCTCGATCCGGACGTGCTCTACGTCGACGAGGGCGACGTGCTCACCTCGGCCGGCGCGGCGGCCGGCGTCGACCTGTGCCTGCACCTGGTGCGCCGGGACCACGGCGCCGCCGTCGCCAACGAGGTCGCCCGGGCCACCGTCGTCGCGCCGCACCGCGAGGGTGGCCAGGCGCAGTTCATCCGCCAGCCGGTGCCGGCAGCGACCGAGACGTCCACCGCGGCGGTACGCGACTGGGCGCTGGCGCACCTGGACCGGCCGCTGCCGCTCGCCGAGCTGGCCCGGCGCGGCTCGATGAGCGTGCGTACCTTCACCCGGCGGTTCCGGGCCGAGGTCGGCGTCGCGCCCGGGGAGTGGCTGCTGCAGCGCCGGCTGGAGCGGGCCCGCGAGCTGCTCGAGGGTAGCGACCTGCCGGTGGATCGGGTCGCCGCGCAGGCCGGCTTCGGTACCGCCGCGTCGCTGCGCGCCCATCTTGCCGCCACGCTGCACACCTCCCCGTCCGCCTACCGCGCCACCTTCCGCGGCCGCTGA